Proteins from a single region of Pseudomonas phenolilytica:
- a CDS encoding FAD-binding and (Fe-S)-binding domain-containing protein, producing MNAALPLERTPLPAAFLAEVERLIPAERRFDDPLSTLAFGTDASFYRLIPKLVVRVESEAEVVALLKLAHAENVPVTFRAAGTSLSGQAISDSVLIVLGDNWNGREIRNGGEQIRLQPGVIGANANAVLAPFQRKIGPDPASINAAKIGGIVANNSSGMCCGTAQNSYKTLAGLRVVLADGTVVDSEDAASVAAFRQSHAALLEQLAELGRETRANTELAAKIRHKYRLKNTTGFSLNALVDYDEPLDILNHLMVGSEGTLGFISAVTYDTVPDHPHKASALVVFPDVETCCLAVPVLKQQPVSAVELLDRRSLRSVEHKAGMPEWVKELSPTACALLIESRAASQSLLHEQINLIMTSIAHFPVEKQVDFSEDPVVYNQLWKIRKDTFPAVGAVRQTGTTVIIEDVTFPVERLAEGVNRLIELLDKHRYDEAILFGHALEGNLHFVFTQGFDDPAQVARYEAFMGEVAQLVAVEFGGALKAEHGTGRNMAPFVELEWGSEAYALMWKIKRLLDPAGILNPDVVLSEDPDIHLKNLKPLPAADEIVDKCIECGFCEPVCPSNGLTLTPRQRIVIWRDIQARKRAGVDTTEIERLYHYHGVETCAATGLCAQRCPVGINTGDLVRKLRGREANRTGTANWLADHFSTAVQGTRFMLHVANGAHLVMGTKNLAKLSATMTNASKGRVPQWTPATPQPLQRLHLPKPPTGDERPRVVYLAACVSRAMGPAARDQEQEPLLDKTRSLLEKAGYQVIFPDELNDLCCGQPFASKGYAEQGERKRQEMLDALLKASRGGLDPIYCDTSPCTLRLVQGLTDQRLDMYDPVRFIRTHLLDKLDFVPQDKPIAVHVTCSTQHLGEAQALIDIARRCANEVVIPEGIHCCGFAGDKGFTTPELNEHALRSLKNAVQICEEGISTSRTCEIGLSRHGEIDYHGLVYLVDRVTRRKAATPA from the coding sequence ATGAACGCCGCCCTGCCCCTCGAACGCACTCCGCTGCCGGCGGCGTTCCTCGCCGAGGTCGAGCGGCTGATCCCCGCCGAGCGCCGCTTCGATGATCCGCTTTCCACCCTCGCCTTCGGCACAGACGCGAGCTTTTACCGGCTGATCCCCAAGCTGGTGGTGCGCGTCGAATCCGAAGCCGAAGTGGTCGCGCTGCTCAAACTGGCCCACGCGGAAAACGTCCCGGTGACTTTCCGCGCCGCCGGCACCAGCCTGTCCGGCCAGGCGATCAGCGACTCGGTGCTGATCGTGCTCGGCGACAACTGGAACGGCCGCGAGATTCGCAACGGCGGCGAGCAAATCCGCCTGCAGCCGGGCGTGATCGGTGCCAATGCCAACGCCGTGCTCGCACCCTTCCAGCGCAAGATCGGCCCCGACCCGGCCTCGATCAACGCGGCGAAGATCGGCGGCATCGTCGCCAACAACTCCAGCGGCATGTGCTGCGGCACGGCGCAGAACAGCTACAAGACCCTCGCCGGCCTGCGTGTGGTACTGGCCGACGGCACCGTGGTCGACAGCGAGGATGCCGCAAGCGTTGCCGCGTTCCGCCAGAGCCACGCGGCGCTGCTCGAGCAGCTGGCCGAGCTGGGTCGAGAGACCCGCGCCAATACCGAACTGGCCGCGAAGATCCGCCACAAGTACCGGCTGAAGAACACCACCGGCTTTTCGCTCAACGCGCTGGTCGACTACGACGAGCCGCTGGACATCCTCAACCACCTGATGGTCGGTTCCGAAGGCACCTTGGGCTTCATCAGCGCGGTGACCTACGACACCGTGCCGGACCATCCGCACAAGGCCAGCGCGCTGGTCGTGTTCCCCGACGTGGAAACCTGCTGCCTCGCCGTGCCGGTGCTCAAGCAGCAACCGGTGTCCGCGGTGGAGCTGCTCGACCGCCGCAGCCTGCGCTCGGTCGAGCACAAGGCCGGCATGCCCGAGTGGGTGAAGGAACTGTCGCCGACGGCCTGCGCGCTCCTGATCGAATCACGCGCCGCCAGTCAGTCGCTGCTGCACGAGCAGATCAACCTGATCATGACCTCCATCGCGCACTTCCCGGTGGAGAAGCAGGTCGATTTCAGCGAGGACCCGGTCGTTTACAACCAGCTGTGGAAGATCCGCAAGGACACCTTCCCGGCGGTCGGCGCCGTGCGCCAGACCGGCACCACGGTGATCATCGAGGACGTGACCTTCCCGGTCGAGCGCCTGGCCGAAGGCGTCAATCGGCTCATCGAGTTGCTCGACAAGCACCGCTACGACGAGGCGATCCTCTTCGGCCATGCCCTGGAAGGCAACCTGCACTTCGTCTTCACCCAGGGCTTCGATGATCCGGCGCAGGTCGCCCGTTACGAGGCCTTCATGGGCGAAGTGGCGCAGCTGGTTGCCGTCGAGTTCGGCGGCGCGCTCAAGGCCGAGCACGGCACCGGGCGCAACATGGCGCCCTTCGTCGAGCTGGAATGGGGCAGCGAGGCCTATGCGCTGATGTGGAAGATCAAGCGCCTGCTCGACCCCGCCGGCATCCTCAATCCGGACGTGGTGCTCTCCGAAGACCCGGACATCCACCTGAAGAATCTCAAGCCGCTGCCGGCCGCCGACGAGATCGTCGACAAGTGCATCGAATGCGGCTTCTGCGAGCCGGTCTGCCCATCCAACGGGCTGACCCTGACGCCACGCCAGCGCATCGTCATCTGGCGCGACATCCAGGCGCGCAAGCGCGCCGGTGTCGACACCACGGAAATCGAGCGGCTCTACCACTACCACGGCGTCGAGACCTGCGCCGCCACCGGCCTCTGCGCCCAGCGCTGCCCGGTGGGCATCAACACCGGCGACCTGGTGCGCAAGCTGCGCGGCCGTGAGGCGAACCGCACCGGCACCGCCAACTGGCTGGCCGATCATTTTTCCACGGCCGTGCAGGGCACCCGCTTCATGCTGCATGTGGCCAACGGCGCGCACCTGGTCATGGGCACCAAGAATCTGGCCAAGCTGTCGGCGACCATGACCAATGCCAGCAAAGGGCGCGTGCCGCAGTGGACGCCCGCAACACCGCAGCCCCTGCAACGCCTGCACCTGCCTAAGCCGCCTACGGGCGACGAGCGCCCGCGGGTGGTCTACCTCGCCGCCTGCGTATCCCGCGCCATGGGCCCGGCGGCGCGCGATCAGGAACAGGAGCCGCTGCTCGACAAGACCCGCAGTCTGCTGGAAAAGGCCGGCTACCAAGTGATCTTCCCCGATGAGTTGAACGACCTGTGCTGCGGCCAGCCGTTTGCCTCCAAGGGCTATGCCGAACAGGGCGAACGCAAGCGGCAGGAAATGCTCGACGCGCTGCTCAAGGCCAGCCGCGGCGGGCTCGACCCGATCTACTGCGATACCAGCCCCTGTACCCTGCGCCTGGTCCAGGGCCTGACCGATCAACGCCTCGACATGTACGACCCGGTGCGCTTCATCCGCACGCATCTGCTCGACAAGCTGGATTTCGTCCCGCAGGACAAGCCGATCGCCGTGCACGTCACATGCAGCACCCAGCATCTTGGGGAAGCACAGGCACTGATCGATATCGCCCGCCGCTGCGCAAACGAGGTGGTCATTCCGGAAGGCATCCACTGCTGCGGCTTCGCCGGCGACAAGGGCTTCACCACGCCGGAGCTGAACGAGCACGCACTGCGCAGCCTGAAGAACGCCGTGCAGATCTGCGAGGAAGGCATCTCCACCAGCCGCACCTGCGAGATCGGCCTGTCGCGGCATGGCGAGATCGACTATCACGGCCTGGTCTACCTGGTCGACCGCGTCACCCGGCGTAAGGCGGCCACGCCGGCCTGA
- a CDS encoding (Fe-S)-binding protein — MSELFYNAAPNATRVAPPLPKPREYPAKPTQVYLFGTCVVDLFYPEAGLDAIRLLEREGLTVHYPQGQTCCGQPAYTTGYTDEARKVARAQLALFANDWPVVVPSGSCAGMLRHHYLELFKDEPETLKNAQALAERTFELAEFLLNVCQVEFKDAGTPTKVALHTSCSARREMNTHLHGRALLAQLGQVERVEHDHESECCGFGGTFSVRMPDISGAMVLDKTRALKESGAHQVVSADCGCLMNINGSLEKQREALRGQHLASFLWQRTGGAR, encoded by the coding sequence ATGAGCGAACTCTTCTACAACGCCGCGCCGAACGCCACCCGCGTCGCGCCGCCGCTGCCCAAGCCACGCGAGTACCCGGCCAAGCCGACCCAGGTCTACCTGTTCGGTACCTGCGTGGTGGATCTGTTCTATCCCGAGGCTGGCCTGGACGCCATCCGTCTGCTCGAACGCGAAGGACTGACCGTACACTACCCGCAGGGCCAGACCTGTTGCGGCCAGCCGGCCTACACCACCGGCTACACCGACGAAGCACGCAAGGTCGCCCGCGCGCAGCTGGCGCTGTTCGCCAACGACTGGCCGGTGGTAGTGCCCTCCGGCTCCTGTGCCGGCATGCTGCGCCACCATTATCTGGAGCTGTTCAAGGACGAGCCGGAAACGCTGAAGAACGCACAGGCACTGGCCGAGCGCACCTTCGAGCTGGCCGAGTTCCTGCTCAACGTCTGCCAGGTCGAGTTCAAGGATGCCGGCACGCCGACCAAGGTCGCCCTGCACACCTCCTGCTCGGCCCGCCGCGAGATGAACACCCACCTGCACGGCCGCGCCCTGCTCGCCCAGCTGGGCCAGGTCGAGCGCGTCGAGCATGACCACGAGAGCGAATGCTGCGGCTTCGGCGGCACCTTCAGCGTGCGCATGCCCGACATCTCCGGCGCCATGGTGCTGGACAAGACCCGTGCACTGAAGGAGTCCGGCGCGCATCAGGTGGTCAGCGCCGACTGCGGCTGTCTGATGAACATCAACGGCTCGCTCGAGAAGCAGCGTGAAGCCCTGCGCGGCCAGCACCTGGCGAGCTTCCTCTGGCAACGCACCGGAGGTGCCCGATGA
- a CDS encoding LutB/LldF family L-lactate oxidation iron-sulfur protein, with product MNAEQRIPAIQIENAGDPDFRARARKSLKDEQLRRNFRTAMDSLMTKRAAAFSDADERERLREMGNHIRARALSKLPELLERLETNLTRNGVHVHWAETVDEANNIVLEIARAHEARQVIKGKSMVSEEMEMNHFLEGHGIECLESDMGEYIVQLDHEKPSHIIMPAIHKNAGQVASLFHEKLGVEYTKDVDQLIQIGRRTLRQKFFEADIGVSGVNFAVAETGTLLLVENEGNGRMSTTVPPVHIAVTGIEKVVENLRDVVPLLSLLTRSALGQPITTYVNMISGPRKAHELDGPQEVHLILLDNGRSQAFADSELRQTLNCIRCGACMNHCPVYTRVGGHTYGEVYPGPIGKIITPHMVGLDKVPDHPSASSLCGACGEVCPVKIPIPSILRRLREENVKAPDDPHKVMRGQGSKYSKQERLIWAGWRLLNTSPTLYRVFGFFATRLRGLTPSNIGPWTQNHSAPKPAARSLHELAKEHLEGKR from the coding sequence ATGAACGCCGAACAGCGTATTCCCGCGATCCAGATCGAGAACGCCGGTGACCCGGATTTCCGCGCCCGTGCCCGCAAGTCGCTAAAGGACGAGCAGCTGCGGCGCAACTTCCGCACCGCCATGGACTCGCTGATGACTAAGCGCGCCGCGGCGTTCAGCGATGCCGACGAACGCGAGCGGCTGCGCGAGATGGGCAACCATATCCGCGCCCGCGCACTGTCCAAGCTGCCCGAACTGCTCGAGCGGCTGGAAACCAACCTGACCCGCAACGGTGTGCACGTGCACTGGGCGGAGACGGTGGACGAGGCGAACAACATCGTCCTCGAGATCGCCCGTGCTCACGAGGCGCGACAAGTGATCAAGGGCAAATCGATGGTCAGCGAGGAGATGGAGATGAACCATTTCCTCGAAGGCCATGGCATCGAATGCCTGGAATCGGACATGGGCGAGTACATCGTCCAGCTCGACCACGAGAAGCCTTCCCATATCATCATGCCGGCCATCCACAAGAACGCCGGCCAGGTCGCGTCCTTGTTCCACGAGAAACTTGGCGTGGAATACACCAAGGACGTCGACCAACTCATTCAGATCGGCCGCCGCACCCTGCGCCAGAAGTTCTTCGAGGCCGATATCGGCGTCTCCGGCGTGAACTTCGCGGTAGCCGAAACCGGCACCCTGCTGCTGGTGGAGAACGAAGGCAACGGCCGCATGAGCACCACCGTGCCGCCGGTGCACATCGCCGTCACCGGCATCGAGAAGGTGGTGGAGAATCTGCGCGATGTGGTCCCGCTGCTCTCCTTGCTGACCCGCTCCGCGCTGGGCCAGCCCATCACTACCTACGTCAACATGATCTCCGGCCCGCGCAAGGCCCATGAGCTGGATGGCCCGCAGGAAGTGCACCTGATCCTGCTGGACAACGGCCGCAGCCAGGCCTTCGCCGACAGCGAGCTGCGCCAGACGCTCAACTGCATCCGTTGCGGCGCCTGCATGAACCACTGCCCGGTGTACACCCGCGTCGGCGGCCACACCTACGGCGAGGTCTATCCCGGGCCGATCGGCAAGATCATCACGCCGCACATGGTCGGCCTGGACAAGGTGCCGGACCACCCCAGCGCCTCGTCGCTGTGTGGCGCCTGCGGCGAAGTCTGCCCGGTGAAGATTCCGATTCCGTCCATCCTGCGGCGCCTGCGCGAGGAGAACGTCAAGGCGCCGGACGATCCGCACAAAGTCATGCGCGGCCAGGGCAGCAAATACTCGAAGCAGGAACGACTGATCTGGGCCGGCTGGCGCCTGCTCAACACCAGCCCGACGCTGTACCGCGTATTCGGCTTCTTCGCCACCCGCCTGCGCGGCCTGACGCCATCGAACATCGGCCCCTGGACGCAGAACCACAGCGCACCGAAACCCGCCGCCCGCTCGCTGCACGAGCTGGCCAAGGAACACCTGGAGGGCAAGCGATGA
- a CDS encoding DUF4279 domain-containing protein encodes MPFDTYAYFYVRDFEGKAEQVTDLLKLTPTLTWMKGELGPANRPRKFSNWELHSSLPRTEAFQDRHLVTLLEALEGRREQVFDAVSKYKCGLQGVGYYTNENPGFHMDSQLISRIAALGLSVDFDLYCNCEHDDPRA; translated from the coding sequence ATGCCATTCGACACATATGCCTACTTCTATGTCCGCGATTTCGAGGGCAAGGCCGAGCAAGTGACTGACTTGCTTAAGCTGACACCAACGCTCACATGGATGAAGGGCGAGCTAGGCCCGGCTAATCGCCCGAGGAAGTTCAGCAACTGGGAGTTGCATAGTTCACTCCCGCGGACTGAGGCGTTCCAAGATCGCCATCTTGTTACGCTGCTTGAAGCCTTAGAAGGCCGGCGAGAACAGGTATTTGACGCAGTCTCCAAGTACAAGTGTGGTCTTCAGGGCGTTGGCTACTACACGAATGAAAACCCAGGGTTCCATATGGATAGTCAATTAATCTCTCGAATCGCGGCGCTTGGTCTATCTGTTGACTTCGATCTTTACTGCAACTGTGAACATGACGATCCAAGGGCCTAG
- the malK gene encoding maltose/maltodextrin ABC transporter ATP-binding protein MalK — protein sequence MASVTLRDICKSYDGTPITRHIDLDIEDGEFVVFVGPSGCGKSTLLRLIAGLEDITSGDLFIGNQRVNDLPPKDRSVGMVFQSYALYPHMTVAENMAFGLKLAHVDKQEIKRRVDAAAAILQLDKLLERKPKDLSGGQRQRVAIGRTMVREPKVFLFDEPLSNLDAFLRVQMRIEIARLHQRIRSTMIYVTHDQVEAMTLADKIVVLNAGEIAQVGQPLHLYHYPQNRFVAGFLGSPQMNFVEVRAVSASPEAVTVELPSGYPLTLPVDGSAVSAGDLLTLGIRPEHFVMPDEADFTFHGQITVAERLGQYNLLYLTLERLQDVITLCVDGNLRVTEGDTFAAGLKADKCHLFRANGEACARHYREPAIYG from the coding sequence ATGGCCAGTGTCACGCTGCGCGACATCTGCAAGAGTTACGACGGTACGCCGATCACCCGGCATATCGACCTGGATATCGAGGACGGTGAGTTCGTCGTCTTCGTCGGTCCATCCGGTTGCGGCAAATCCACTCTGCTGCGATTGATCGCCGGGCTGGAGGACATCACCTCCGGTGACCTGTTCATCGGCAACCAGCGCGTCAACGACCTGCCGCCCAAGGACCGTTCGGTGGGCATGGTGTTCCAGTCCTACGCGCTCTACCCGCACATGACGGTGGCCGAGAACATGGCCTTCGGCCTCAAGCTCGCCCACGTCGACAAACAGGAGATCAAGCGCCGTGTCGACGCGGCCGCGGCGATCCTGCAACTGGACAAGCTGCTCGAACGCAAGCCCAAGGACCTCTCCGGCGGCCAGCGCCAGCGCGTCGCCATCGGCCGCACCATGGTCCGCGAGCCCAAGGTCTTCCTCTTCGACGAACCGCTGTCGAACCTCGACGCCTTCCTTCGCGTGCAGATGCGCATCGAGATCGCCCGTCTGCACCAGCGCATCCGCTCCACCATGATCTATGTGACTCACGATCAGGTCGAAGCCATGACCCTGGCCGACAAGATCGTCGTGCTGAACGCCGGCGAAATTGCTCAGGTCGGCCAGCCGCTGCACCTGTATCACTACCCGCAGAACCGTTTCGTCGCCGGCTTCCTCGGCTCGCCGCAGATGAACTTCGTCGAGGTGCGCGCCGTCTCCGCCAGCCCGGAAGCCGTCACCGTGGAACTGCCCAGCGGTTATCCACTGACCCTGCCGGTGGATGGCAGCGCCGTCAGCGCTGGCGACCTGCTCACCCTCGGCATCCGCCCCGAACACTTCGTCATGCCGGACGAAGCCGACTTCACCTTCCATGGCCAGATCACCGTGGCCGAGCGTCTGGGCCAGTACAACCTGCTCTACCTCACCCTTGAACGCCTGCAGGATGTGATCACCCTCTGCGTCGACGGCAACCTGCGTGTCACCGAAGGCGATACCTTCGCTGCCGGCCTCAAGGCCGACAAGTGCCACCTGTTCCGCGCGAACGGCGAGGCGTGTGCGCGGCATTACCGGGAGCCGGCGATATATGGGTGA
- a CDS encoding alpha-glucosidase, which yields MSEQLQNWWRGGVIYQVYPRSFFDSNGDGVGDLPGVLHKLDYIASLNVDAIWLSPFFTSPMKDFGYDVADYRGVDPLFGTLDDFVRLVEACHERGMRVLIDQVLNHSSDQHPWFVESRSSRDNDKADWYVWADPKPDGSVPNNWLSVFGGPAWSWDSRRRQYYLHNFLASQPDLNFHCPAVQDQLLDDMEFWLKLGVDGFRLDAANFYFHDLELRDNPPNTEVREGSIGVRVDNPYAYQRHIYDKTRPENLEFLRRLRALLQRYPGASSVAEIGCDESLRTMAAYTSGGDTLHMAYSFDLLTEQCSPAYIRRTVEGIERELADGWSCWSMGNHDVVRVMTRWALNGRPDPERGRLLMALLLSLRGSVCLYQGEELGLPEAELRYEDLVDPYGITFWPEFKGRDGCRTPMPWESEAHHAGFTGSQPWLPVDDSHRSLSVAAQDADPHSMLNCYRRFLGWRREQRLLIEGDIRMVYHDDALLVFERRLGEEAWLCLFNLGALPRSYELPAQAVPLMDVPASFAEYDDHWARLPAHGFGYVRLAR from the coding sequence ATGTCCGAGCAACTTCAGAACTGGTGGCGCGGCGGGGTGATCTATCAGGTCTACCCGCGCAGCTTCTTCGACAGCAACGGCGACGGCGTGGGCGACCTGCCCGGCGTGCTGCACAAGCTGGACTACATCGCCAGCCTCAACGTCGACGCCATCTGGCTGTCACCCTTCTTCACCTCGCCGATGAAGGATTTCGGCTACGACGTGGCTGACTACCGCGGCGTCGACCCGCTGTTCGGCACGCTGGATGACTTCGTCCGCCTGGTCGAGGCCTGCCACGAACGCGGCATGCGCGTGCTGATCGACCAGGTGCTCAATCATTCTTCGGACCAGCACCCCTGGTTCGTGGAGAGCCGCTCCAGCCGCGACAACGACAAGGCCGACTGGTACGTCTGGGCCGACCCCAAGCCGGACGGCAGCGTGCCGAACAACTGGCTGTCGGTATTCGGCGGCCCGGCCTGGAGCTGGGACAGCCGGCGCCGGCAGTACTACCTGCACAATTTCCTCGCCAGCCAACCGGACCTGAACTTCCACTGCCCGGCCGTGCAGGATCAGTTGCTCGATGACATGGAGTTCTGGCTCAAGCTCGGCGTGGACGGCTTCCGCCTGGACGCCGCCAACTTCTACTTCCACGACCTCGAACTGCGCGACAACCCGCCGAACACGGAGGTCCGCGAAGGCAGCATCGGCGTACGGGTGGACAACCCCTACGCCTACCAGCGGCATATCTACGACAAGACGCGGCCGGAAAATCTGGAATTCCTCCGCCGTCTGCGTGCCTTGCTGCAGCGCTATCCCGGTGCCTCCTCGGTGGCCGAGATCGGCTGCGACGAATCGCTGCGCACCATGGCCGCCTACACCAGCGGCGGCGACACGCTGCACATGGCCTATTCGTTCGACCTGCTGACCGAGCAGTGCAGCCCGGCCTATATCCGTCGCACGGTGGAAGGCATCGAGCGCGAACTGGCCGATGGCTGGTCCTGCTGGTCCATGGGCAACCACGACGTCGTGCGGGTGATGACCCGCTGGGCCCTCAATGGTCGGCCCGACCCAGAACGCGGCCGGCTGCTGATGGCACTGCTGCTGTCCCTGCGCGGCAGCGTCTGCCTCTATCAGGGCGAGGAGCTGGGCCTGCCGGAAGCGGAACTGCGCTACGAGGATCTGGTCGATCCGTACGGCATCACCTTCTGGCCGGAATTCAAGGGCCGCGACGGTTGCCGCACGCCGATGCCCTGGGAGAGCGAGGCGCATCACGCCGGCTTCACCGGCAGCCAGCCGTGGTTGCCGGTGGATGATTCGCACCGCTCGCTATCTGTGGCCGCGCAGGATGCCGACCCGCATTCGATGCTCAACTGCTACCGGCGCTTCCTCGGCTGGCGGCGCGAGCAGCGTCTGCTGATCGAGGGCGATATCCGCATGGTCTACCATGACGACGCCTTGCTGGTGTTCGAGCGCCGGCTGGGCGAAGAAGCCTGGTTGTGCCTGTTCAACCTCGGCGCCCTGCCACGCAGCTACGAGCTGCCGGCGCAAGCGGTGCCGCTGATGGACGTGCCGGCGAGTTTCGCCGAGTACGATGACCATTGGGCGCGGCTGCCGGCCCATGGCTTCGGCTACGTGCGGCTAGCGCGGTAG
- a CDS encoding phage integrase, which produces MTVKKRPDGRWLADVQPIRGQRFRKLFTTKAEAQRYEQYIIANKAADAAWNPKAKDRRRLSELVGLWFDLHGHMLKDGERRKAKLDALCVRLRDPIAIKLDPATYAHERRLRAEAGITPKTLNNELGYIRAVFNELRGLGQIDYANPLELMKPYRIEEQELSWLTQEQIAELLTAIREGCDNPHVEPIVLLCLATGARWSEAEGLTPSRLRNGAVTYSKTKSSKVRTVPIPAELEAFIRDHWRRHGQFTGAITSFRRALSRSGIVLPKGQASHALRHTFASHFMQKGGNILTLQKILGHSSLAMTMRYAHLAPEHLAEAVKLSPLAGVTLSGQSKPLKTQNP; this is translated from the coding sequence ATGACGGTCAAGAAGCGCCCTGATGGTCGATGGCTGGCAGATGTTCAACCTATCCGTGGCCAGCGTTTCCGCAAGCTGTTCACAACCAAGGCGGAAGCCCAGCGCTACGAGCAGTACATCATCGCCAACAAAGCGGCTGACGCTGCCTGGAATCCAAAGGCCAAGGATCGTCGCCGACTGTCTGAGTTGGTTGGCCTGTGGTTCGATCTGCACGGCCATATGCTCAAGGATGGCGAACGCCGAAAAGCCAAGCTCGATGCTCTGTGTGTGCGTCTGCGTGACCCGATTGCGATAAAGCTCGACCCGGCCACCTATGCCCATGAACGCCGCTTGCGGGCAGAAGCTGGCATCACGCCCAAGACGCTGAACAACGAGTTGGGTTATATCCGGGCGGTGTTCAATGAGCTGCGAGGCCTGGGCCAGATCGACTATGCGAACCCGCTGGAGTTGATGAAGCCCTACCGGATTGAAGAACAGGAACTGTCCTGGCTGACTCAGGAACAGATAGCCGAGCTGCTGACAGCCATTCGTGAAGGCTGCGACAACCCGCATGTCGAACCTATCGTGCTGCTCTGTCTGGCGACTGGTGCTCGATGGTCGGAAGCGGAAGGGCTCACACCGTCCAGGCTGCGCAATGGTGCTGTCACGTACAGCAAGACCAAATCCAGCAAGGTGCGAACCGTACCGATCCCGGCAGAGCTGGAAGCGTTCATTCGTGATCACTGGAGGCGTCACGGCCAGTTCACCGGGGCTATCACGTCCTTCCGTCGAGCGTTGAGCCGGTCGGGCATCGTGCTGCCGAAAGGGCAGGCTAGTCACGCTCTCCGACACACGTTCGCCAGCCACTTCATGCAGAAGGGCGGGAACATCCTGACGCTACAGAAAATCCTGGGGCACTCCAGCTTGGCCATGACCATGCGCTATGCGCATTTGGCACCGGAGCATCTGGCGGAAGCGGTAAAACTTAGCCCGTTGGCAGGTGTGACACTTTCGGGACAGTCGAAGCCCCTGAAAACACAAAACCCCTGA
- a CDS encoding LutC/YkgG family protein, which translates to MSAKANILAKLKKSLEGTTPIVDDYDESLVTQPWSYAPGQRIARLRQLMEAVHTEIHLTTDAGWPALLEQLLHDRQLPSLLIAPTTPYGQRFTAHCAGREGLPALKAYDRPVEEWKEELFNDTPASLTGTLGAIASTGSLIMWPTREEPRLMSLVPPVHFAILKASEIHDNFYEIQQKFQWAAGMPTNALLVSGPSKTADIEQVLAYGAHGPKDLIVLILEDA; encoded by the coding sequence ATGAGCGCCAAGGCCAATATCCTCGCCAAGCTGAAGAAAAGCCTAGAAGGCACCACGCCGATCGTCGATGACTACGACGAGTCGCTGGTCACCCAGCCCTGGAGCTATGCGCCGGGGCAGCGCATCGCCCGCCTGCGCCAGCTGATGGAAGCGGTGCACACCGAAATCCACCTGACCACCGACGCCGGTTGGCCCGCCCTGCTGGAACAGCTGCTGCACGACCGCCAGCTACCGAGCCTGCTGATCGCCCCAACCACGCCGTACGGCCAGCGCTTCACCGCGCATTGCGCCGGCCGTGAAGGCCTGCCGGCGCTGAAGGCCTACGATCGCCCGGTCGAGGAGTGGAAGGAAGAGCTGTTCAACGACACCCCGGCGAGCCTCACCGGCACCCTCGGCGCCATCGCCTCCACCGGCAGCCTGATCATGTGGCCCACCCGCGAGGAGCCGCGCCTGATGAGCCTGGTGCCGCCGGTGCATTTCGCCATCCTCAAGGCCAGCGAAATTCACGACAACTTCTACGAAATCCAGCAGAAGTTCCAGTGGGCCGCCGGCATGCCGACCAATGCGCTGCTGGTTTCCGGCCCATCGAAGACCGCCGACATCGAGCAGGTGCTGGCCTATGGCGCCCACGGGCCGAAGGATCTGATCGTGCTGATCCTGGAGGACGCATGA